The following coding sequences are from one Passer domesticus isolate bPasDom1 chromosome 11, bPasDom1.hap1, whole genome shotgun sequence window:
- the LOC135278334 gene encoding serine/threonine-protein kinase PAK 3-like isoform X1 gives MARSPVEAQVHRARQAKEAILEDVRGLRCELLAVRALSQQQCEDMAEQLRWAQEQCCKALRLWQSAQEEEKRNLMQKLERQLEEQHVEARKQLEERANFLAEVLQEEQRQKACVIHKVYQLQRELKQSEQLRQKLNEQWQNEQVMLQAELQEAERKMRAMEKRHQEEMERMHKVLLQYRLAEEKQVDAGSAIEAAGAAASCQEASSPQPENQSMSSSARSSQEREKQFLKLLRCVVSVEDPEKKYTGWEHLGSGGFGAVYKAFDTATGQAVAVKELYLQHQGCEGILKEILLMRENKNANIVSYLESYLVDEAVLLVLEYMDGGSLADVVTVRRMAVGHIATVCRECLQGLAFLHAKQVIHRDIKSDNILLGRDGSVKLADFGLCAVLSPEHRKRRSMVGTTYWMAPEVVRREPYGPKVDTWSLGIVGIEMATGEAPYMQETSDKASYLIGKQGVPNLHQLRLPPGLCEFLGCCLQMDVDRRGSAKELLQHPFLQSAEPLLSLF, from the exons ATGGCCAGGAGCCCTGTGGAAGCCCAAgtgcacagggccaggcaggccaAGGAGGCGATACTGG AGGATGTGAGGGGCCTTCGttgtgagctgctggctgtaagagctctcagccagcagcaatgtGAAGACATGGCTGAACAGCTCCGCTGGGCACAAGAACAGTGCTGCAAGGCTCTGAGACTCTGGCAATCtgcccaggaagaggaaaaaaggaaccTCATGCAAAAACTG GAGAGACAACTGGAAGAGCAGCATGTGGAGGCAcggaagcagctggaggaacgggcaaacttcctggcagag gtgctgcaggaagagcagcgtCAGAAGGCTTGTGTCATCCACAAGGTGtaccagctgcagagagagctgaagcaaagtgagcagctgaggcagaagCTGAATGAGCAGTGGCAGAATGAGCAG GTcatgctgcaggctgagctgcaggaagctgagagaaagaTGAGGGCAATGGAGAAGAGGCACCAAGAGGAAATGGAAAGGATGCACAAGGTCCTGCTGCAGTACAGGCTGgctgaagaaaagcag GTGGATGCAGGATCTGCCATcgaagctgctggtgcagcagcatcctgccaAGAAGCCTCCTCTCCACAGCCTGAAAACCAGAGCATGAGCAGCTCGGCCCGCtcaagccaggagagagagaagcagttcctgaagctgctga ggtGTGTGGTGAGTGTGGAAGATCCAGAAAAGAAGTACACTGGATGGGAACATCTTGGCAGTGG GGGCTTTGGAGCTGTTTATAAGGCCTTCGACACTGCCACAGGACAAGCG GTGGCTGTAAAGGAACTTTAtctccagcaccagggctgtgagggaatattaaaagaaatcctgctcatgagagaaaataagaacgCCAATATTGTCAGCTACTTAGAAAG ctacCTTGTGGATGAGGCTGTCCTGCTGGTGTTGGAATATATGGATGGAGGCTCCTTAGCTGATGTGGTCACCGTGAGAAGGATGGCTGTAGGACACATAGCAACAGTGTGTCGGGAG tgcctgcaaggcctggcTTTCCTTCATGCCAAGCAGGTGATCCACAGAGACATCAAAAGTGACAACATCCTTCTGGGCCGGGACGGCTCCGTCAAGCTGG ctgattttggcctctgtgctgtgctcagccctgagcacaggaaaCGGAGGTCGATGGTCGGGACCACTTACTGGATGGCACCCGAGGTCGTGAGAAGAGAGCCTtacggccccaaagtggacacctGGTCCCTTGGCATTGTGGGAatagaaatggccacaggagagGCTCCTTATATGCAGGAGACCAGTGACAAG gcCAGCTACCTGATAGGCAAGCAAGGGGTTCCAAATCTGCACCAGCTCAGGCTACCCCCTGGCTTGTGTGAatttctgggctgctgcctgcagatggatgtggacaggcgaggctctgccaaggaacttctgcag catccatttcTGCAATCAGCAGAGCCTCTCTTAAGCCTCTTCTGA
- the LOC135278334 gene encoding serine/threonine-protein kinase PAK 3-like isoform X2: MARSPVEAQVHRARQAKEAILEDVRGLRCELLAVRALSQQQCEDMAEQLRWAQEQCCKALRLWQSAQEEEKRNLMQKLERQLEEQHVEARKQLEERANFLAEVLQEEQRQKACVIHKVYQLQRELKQSEQLRQKLNEQWQNEQVMLQAELQEAERKMRAMEKRHQEEMERMHKVLLQYRLAEEKQVDAGSAIEAAGAAASCQEASSPQPENQSMSSSARSSQEREKQFLKLLRCVVSVEDPEKKYTGWEHLGSGGFGAVYKAFDTATGQAVAVKELYLQHQGCEGILKEILLMRENKNANIVSYLESYLVDEAVLLVLEYMDGGSLADVVTVRRMAVGHIATVCRECLQGLAFLHAKQVIHRDIKSDNILLGRDGSVKLADFGLCAVLSPEHRKRRSMVGTTYWMAPEVVRREPYGPKVDTWSLGIVGIEMATGEAPYMQETSDKHPFLQSAEPLLSLF, from the exons ATGGCCAGGAGCCCTGTGGAAGCCCAAgtgcacagggccaggcaggccaAGGAGGCGATACTGG AGGATGTGAGGGGCCTTCGttgtgagctgctggctgtaagagctctcagccagcagcaatgtGAAGACATGGCTGAACAGCTCCGCTGGGCACAAGAACAGTGCTGCAAGGCTCTGAGACTCTGGCAATCtgcccaggaagaggaaaaaaggaaccTCATGCAAAAACTG GAGAGACAACTGGAAGAGCAGCATGTGGAGGCAcggaagcagctggaggaacgggcaaacttcctggcagag gtgctgcaggaagagcagcgtCAGAAGGCTTGTGTCATCCACAAGGTGtaccagctgcagagagagctgaagcaaagtgagcagctgaggcagaagCTGAATGAGCAGTGGCAGAATGAGCAG GTcatgctgcaggctgagctgcaggaagctgagagaaagaTGAGGGCAATGGAGAAGAGGCACCAAGAGGAAATGGAAAGGATGCACAAGGTCCTGCTGCAGTACAGGCTGgctgaagaaaagcag GTGGATGCAGGATCTGCCATcgaagctgctggtgcagcagcatcctgccaAGAAGCCTCCTCTCCACAGCCTGAAAACCAGAGCATGAGCAGCTCGGCCCGCtcaagccaggagagagagaagcagttcctgaagctgctga ggtGTGTGGTGAGTGTGGAAGATCCAGAAAAGAAGTACACTGGATGGGAACATCTTGGCAGTGG GGGCTTTGGAGCTGTTTATAAGGCCTTCGACACTGCCACAGGACAAGCG GTGGCTGTAAAGGAACTTTAtctccagcaccagggctgtgagggaatattaaaagaaatcctgctcatgagagaaaataagaacgCCAATATTGTCAGCTACTTAGAAAG ctacCTTGTGGATGAGGCTGTCCTGCTGGTGTTGGAATATATGGATGGAGGCTCCTTAGCTGATGTGGTCACCGTGAGAAGGATGGCTGTAGGACACATAGCAACAGTGTGTCGGGAG tgcctgcaaggcctggcTTTCCTTCATGCCAAGCAGGTGATCCACAGAGACATCAAAAGTGACAACATCCTTCTGGGCCGGGACGGCTCCGTCAAGCTGG ctgattttggcctctgtgctgtgctcagccctgagcacaggaaaCGGAGGTCGATGGTCGGGACCACTTACTGGATGGCACCCGAGGTCGTGAGAAGAGAGCCTtacggccccaaagtggacacctGGTCCCTTGGCATTGTGGGAatagaaatggccacaggagagGCTCCTTATATGCAGGAGACCAGTGACAAG catccatttcTGCAATCAGCAGAGCCTCTCTTAAGCCTCTTCTGA